In Arcanobacterium wilhelmae, the following are encoded in one genomic region:
- a CDS encoding bifunctional [glutamine synthetase] adenylyltransferase/[glutamine synthetase]-adenylyl-L-tyrosine phosphorylase, translating into MRAPSLKSELRAAGFFDPARAESLLGTLDLSDEARASLVARLADVADPDLGLLAAVRLADVGVQLVSGSDALLAVAGFSQGALDLLVAHPQLASALNEPADLETVTRDGERAAALAALKGADPASEIREHYYRRLLAVLAADLLAGEDVFAQVARALTCVVGGALEAAWHASGAPASLAVIAMGKTGGEEINYISDVDLTYVLPDDATASDVAVATEAIGKISTLISAPGTWPALWEIDLALRPEGKDGPVVRTIASSLAYYKKWAENWEFQALLKARPIAGNLEVGRAYTDAVAPLVWDAASRTNFVESSRAMRQRVEAHLPAKLRAREIKLGEGSLRDVEFTVQLLQMVHGRGDHALRVRPTLDGIAALRDGSYISRTHAAKLDSAYRFLRNLEHRSQARRLRRTHQLPTDEATLRAIARSMGMRAAGDVDERFNATRAEVRALQQEIYYRPLLGVTAALAPDEVALEPEAAAARLLAIGFKNPQAAMANVAALTAGLSRTAAIQRHILPAMLEWFSRGPMPDRGLASYRTVSEGLGATSWFMRLLRDSALAAERMAHLLSTSQFVRDGMRDFAESVAWLDDDSLLVPKTREALGAELDAILDRRGPEAMAHAGRFLRRRELLRTAIADILGLIDRREIRRAVTNAAEVAVRAALRGARVVADDVEFGIIAMGRYGSSDLNYASDADVMFVFRGGEDARVAADAVAHAFIASLNSIDTEPPLPIDADLRPEGKSGALVRSLDGYRDYYAKWVDTWERQALLKARYAGGNHAIVEEFLAMIDPLRYPKKLNATEVQEIRLMKARIERDRTPRGTRGRHLKLGPGGLFDIEYAVQFLQLRWAHEYPQLRVTGTQEAIDAAAACGVLSSDDAEALRRAWNMADALRGANVLASGRTHGAKVDILPTDVDELGVIAALMGVPLEERHEMEETYLRRARIARGVVEKILFEED; encoded by the coding sequence ATGCGCGCACCCAGCCTCAAAAGCGAGCTCCGCGCCGCCGGCTTCTTCGACCCTGCGCGCGCCGAAAGTCTCCTGGGAACACTCGACCTGTCCGACGAGGCGCGCGCATCGCTCGTTGCACGCCTTGCCGACGTCGCTGATCCAGACCTTGGCTTGCTTGCCGCCGTTCGCCTCGCCGACGTCGGAGTGCAGCTCGTATCCGGATCAGACGCCCTACTCGCAGTGGCCGGCTTCTCCCAAGGCGCCCTCGATCTGCTCGTCGCTCACCCGCAACTCGCCTCCGCACTCAACGAACCGGCTGACCTCGAGACCGTCACCCGCGATGGGGAAAGAGCCGCAGCGCTCGCGGCCTTGAAAGGCGCTGATCCTGCCAGCGAGATTCGCGAACACTATTACCGGCGCCTGCTTGCTGTGCTCGCAGCCGACCTGCTCGCAGGGGAAGACGTGTTCGCGCAGGTGGCACGTGCGCTGACCTGCGTCGTCGGCGGGGCACTCGAGGCCGCCTGGCACGCGAGCGGCGCCCCCGCGTCACTTGCCGTCATCGCCATGGGGAAAACCGGCGGAGAGGAGATCAACTACATCTCCGACGTCGACCTCACTTACGTCCTTCCCGACGACGCGACCGCCTCCGACGTTGCCGTAGCAACCGAGGCGATCGGGAAAATCTCCACTCTGATCAGCGCCCCAGGAACCTGGCCCGCCCTGTGGGAGATTGACCTCGCACTGCGCCCCGAAGGAAAAGACGGGCCCGTCGTCCGTACAATCGCCTCCTCGCTCGCCTACTACAAAAAGTGGGCAGAGAACTGGGAGTTCCAGGCGCTCCTGAAGGCGCGCCCAATCGCGGGGAACCTCGAGGTCGGGCGCGCGTATACCGACGCCGTCGCGCCACTGGTGTGGGACGCCGCCTCGCGCACCAACTTTGTCGAATCCTCACGCGCCATGCGGCAGAGAGTCGAAGCACACCTCCCAGCCAAACTACGCGCCCGCGAAATCAAGCTGGGGGAGGGCAGCCTGCGCGACGTCGAGTTCACCGTGCAACTGTTGCAAATGGTCCACGGGCGCGGCGACCACGCGTTGCGTGTACGCCCAACGCTCGACGGGATCGCCGCGCTGCGCGACGGTAGCTACATCTCGCGCACCCACGCCGCCAAACTCGATTCCGCCTACCGGTTCCTGCGAAACCTCGAGCACCGATCGCAGGCGCGGCGCCTGCGCCGCACCCACCAGCTCCCCACCGATGAAGCGACGCTCCGAGCGATCGCCCGCTCCATGGGGATGCGAGCCGCAGGCGATGTGGACGAACGCTTCAACGCGACCCGAGCCGAAGTTCGCGCCCTCCAACAGGAGATCTACTACCGGCCACTCCTGGGAGTCACGGCGGCGCTCGCTCCCGACGAAGTGGCTCTCGAACCCGAGGCCGCCGCAGCGCGTCTTTTAGCGATTGGGTTCAAGAACCCCCAAGCCGCTATGGCGAACGTCGCCGCGCTCACTGCGGGGCTCTCCCGCACGGCCGCGATCCAGCGACACATCCTTCCCGCCATGCTCGAATGGTTTTCGCGCGGCCCCATGCCCGATCGTGGGCTCGCCTCCTACCGAACTGTGTCCGAAGGGCTGGGCGCGACCTCGTGGTTCATGCGGCTGCTGCGCGATTCGGCCCTCGCAGCCGAGCGCATGGCCCACCTGCTGTCCACTTCGCAGTTCGTCCGCGACGGGATGCGCGATTTCGCCGAATCCGTCGCCTGGCTTGACGACGATTCCTTGCTTGTGCCCAAAACTCGCGAGGCGCTCGGGGCCGAGCTCGATGCGATTCTCGACCGGCGAGGGCCCGAGGCCATGGCACACGCCGGCCGGTTCCTCCGCCGTCGGGAACTGCTACGAACAGCAATCGCCGACATCCTCGGGCTCATCGACCGACGCGAGATCCGCCGGGCCGTGACGAACGCGGCAGAAGTCGCGGTGCGTGCCGCGTTGCGCGGCGCGAGGGTAGTAGCTGACGACGTCGAATTCGGGATCATTGCGATGGGCCGGTACGGTAGCTCCGATTTGAACTACGCCTCCGACGCCGACGTCATGTTCGTGTTTCGTGGCGGCGAGGACGCACGGGTGGCAGCTGACGCCGTTGCTCATGCCTTTATTGCGTCGCTGAACTCGATCGATACTGAGCCGCCACTGCCCATCGATGCGGATCTGCGCCCCGAAGGAAAATCCGGCGCGCTCGTGCGTAGCCTGGACGGCTATCGGGATTACTACGCAAAATGGGTCGATACGTGGGAGCGGCAGGCCCTGCTCAAAGCCCGATACGCGGGCGGTAATCACGCGATCGTTGAGGAGTTCCTCGCGATGATCGATCCGCTTCGCTACCCGAAGAAACTGAATGCCACCGAGGTCCAGGAGATCCGGCTGATGAAGGCTCGGATTGAGCGGGACCGCACGCCACGCGGCACGCGCGGGAGGCACCTCAAGCTCGGGCCGGGCGGCCTGTTCGACATCGAGTACGCTGTCCAGTTTCTCCAGCTCAGGTGGGCACACGAATACCCGCAGTTGCGAGTCACTGGAACGCAGGAGGCGATCGACGCAGCCGCCGCTTGCGGCGTGCTCAGCTCTGACGACGCCGAAGCGTTGCGTCGCGCCTGGAACATGGCCGACGCACTGCGCGGCGCGAACGTCCTCGCCAGCGGGCGAACCCACGGAGCGAAGGTTGATATCCTACCCACGGATGTCGATGAACTTGGCGTCATCGCGGCGCTTATGGGAGTGCCGCTCGAGGAACGTCATGAGATGGAAGAAACATACTTGCGCCGCGCCAGGATCGCGCGTGGCGTCGTCGAGAAGATCCTATTTGAGGAGGACTAA